A section of the Diabrotica virgifera virgifera chromosome 8, PGI_DIABVI_V3a genome encodes:
- the LOC126890210 gene encoding uncharacterized protein LOC126890210, whose translation MCPDLPVNKIDTSTSSISRSEENRSEDQTLANLNNTQVFLQTLRVNIRSAHGTKQVRALIDTGSQRTYILQRTAQEMGFSAKGTENIVHTLFGGKSTSEQRHKLYKVTASEGAYSCSFDALDQPKICADVSPVYHAPWVEELSDMNISLSDVGHIAPIEILLGADVVGKLYTGRKYQLQCGLVAVETLLGWTLMGKVPAVASNFSTSMMSIALFVDSSSVVKLWELNIIGITDPVEKLAREVAAKEAKNFFYETIRCDNEGRYEVMLPWLNKHPLISDNLVVARRRLDTTLNKLKKSNLFESYNLIFNEWLNEGVIEIVNNPEENNCVHYLPHRPVIKNTSETTKIRPVFDASSHEQGRPSLNQCLEVGPNLIELIPSVLLRFRQQIIGVVSDIRKAFLQISVHSKDRDFLRFLWVNNEGKEFVFRHRRVVFGVNCSPFLLGATIEFHLIKALEKCCNDMP comes from the coding sequence ATGTGTCCTGATTTACCTGTTAACAAAATTGATACATCGACCTCAAGTATTAGCCGCTCGGAAGAAAATAGGTCTGAGGATCAGACGCTTGCGAATTTGAATAATACACAGGTTTTTTTACAAACTCTGCGAGTAAACATAAGAAGTGCACATGGTACTAAACAAGTAAGGGCACTTATTGACACTGGATCGCAGAGAACATATATTTTACAGCGTACCGCACAAGAAATGGGTTTTTCTGCTAAAGGAACGGAAAATATCGTACATACGTTATTTGGCGGTAAAAGTACTTCTGAACAACGACATAAATTATACAAAGTAACTGCGAGTGAAGGAGCTTACTCTTGTTCATTTGATGCCTTAGATCAACCAAAAATTTGTGCAGATGTCTCTCCTGTTTATCACGCCCCTTGGGTTGAGGAACTTAGTGACATGAATATTTCGCTCAGCGATGTCGGACATATAGCACCAATTGAGATTTTGTTAGGAGCTGATGTTGTAGGCAAATTGTATACAGGGAGGAAATATCAGTTACAGTGTGGTCTTGTAGCAGTTGAAACTTTGTTAGGTTGGACTCTTATGGGCAAGGTGCCGGCGGTTGCTTCTAATTTCAGCACATCTATGATGTCGATTGCGTTGTTTGTTGATAGTTCTTCTGTGGTGAAACTCTGGGAGCTTAATATTATTGGGATAACCGATCCTGTAGAAAAATTGGCACGAGAGGTGGCGGCCAAGGAGGCTAAGAATTTTTTCTATGAGACTATCCGATGTGACAACGAAGGTAGGTATGAGGTTATGTTACCTTGGTTGAACAAGCATCCTTTAATTTCAGATAATTTAGTTGTCGCTAGAAGAAGGTTAGATActactttaaataagttgaaaaaaTCCAATTTGTTTGAATcgtataatttaatattcaatgaGTGGTTGAACGAGGGTGTGATCGAAATAGTAAATAATCCGGAAGAGAATAATTGTGTGCACTATTTGCCTCACAGGCCCGTTATTAAAAATACTAGCGAAACCACGAAAATTAGGCCAGTCTTTGATGCATCATCTCATGAACAGGGTCGTCCTTCTTTGAACCAGTGTTTAGAGGTAGGGCCTAATCTTATTGAACTTATTCCTTCTGTGTTATTACGGTTCAGACAACAAATAATAGGTGTTGTGTCGGATATTCGAAAGGCTTTTCTTCAAATTTCTGTACATTCGAAGGACAGAGATTTTTTGAGGTTCCTATGGGTAAACAATGAAGGAAAGGAATTTGTATTTCGACATAGGAGAGTTGTTTTTGGAGTCAACTGTAGTCCATTTCTTCTGGGTGCTACTATAGAATTTCATTTGATAAAGGCGCTGGAGAAGTGTTGTAATGATATGCCGTAG
- the LOC126890211 gene encoding uncharacterized protein LOC126890211, with translation MKKCEEGRRWKIIIYQLNRLTKGCVGMLSLTVSLVCALIVNQFIHMTESITTNIVCSKWYTADISVKKDVLFILLSTQRPFTLNALPLGTLNLELLLLVRMNMLSS, from the exons ATGAAGAAGTGCGAAgaaggacgaaggtggaagat AATTATCTATCAGTTAAACAGACTTACAAAGGGATGTGTTGGTATGTTGTCTCTAACAGTAAGCCTAGTTTGTGCCCTAATCGTAAATCAGTTCATACACATG ACAGAGAGCATTACAACAAATATAGTTTGCTCAAAGTGGTACACCGCTGATATAAGTGTTAAGAAAGATGTTCTCTTCATATTATTAAGTACTCAAAGACCCTTTACGCTTAATGCATTGCCACTAGGAACTTTAAACCTGGAACTACTGTTACTGGTACGTATGAATATGTTGAGTAGTTGA